The nucleotide window ACAAGGTACGCATCCTGCCTCCGAGGGGCGAGACCAAGAAGGGCGACCCGCGGCTTTGGAGAGTGCTGGCGATCCGACGCGAGAACGGCAAACGCCTCGCCTATCTGGCGACGATATACGAGACCGAGGCGGAACGGGCGACCGTGGCGACAGACGATCTGATCGTGGTCGCAGAATTCAAGGACTACATCTACCCCGGCCTTGTCAGCACCGGGAAGGTGGATCGTGGCGGCGATAAGCCCTTTCATACCGTCATCAACGGCGAGAACTTCCACGCTCTTGAGGCGCTGACCTACACCCATAGGGGCAAGATCGACGCCATTTATATTGATCCGCCTTACAATACCGGGGCGAAGGACTGGAAATACAACAACGATTATGTCGAAGGCGACGATCTCTATCGGCACAGCAAGTGGTTGGCAATGATGGAACGTCGCCTCCTGATAGCCAAGGAATTGCTGAATACCGACGATTCGGTACTGATCGTCACTATCGACGAAAAAGAATACCTGCGGTTGGGGTTGCTGTTGGAGCAGGTTCTCCCTGACGCTCAAATCGAGATGATTACCACGGTGATCAGTGCGAAGGGCGTGGCTCGTTTCGGGCAGTTTTCACGAGTCGAGGAGTTCATCTTCTTCGCGCGAATTGGAAAATCTACGGTCCAGCTTGGCGAGCAAAACATGCTGGACGATTCGCGTTCGGCAACGGCGCAGATCGGAAAAAGCATCGACTGGCTTGGACTTCGTCGCCGAGAACCAACGGCGAAACGTGGAGCGCGACCTAACCAATTCTACCCAATCTTCGTTAGTAGAGAGACCGGCTACATTGCGTCCATTGGCGAACCGATCTCGGATGACGTTGACCGCCTGAGTGTCGAAACCCCAAAGGGAACCTTTGCTGTCTGGCCCTTGAGACCGAACGGTGGCGAAGGTCTTTGGGGTATCACGCCTGAAACGGCGAAGCGATATCTCCAAGCTGGATACATCCGCGCTCGCAGCTACAAGCCAGAGCTTGAGCAGGTTGCTATTCACTACCTGCCTGGCGGAACGGTGAGCGCGATCCAAGATGGTCGAATCGACATTGTTGGCCGCGATCCGGACGGTGCAGTCCAGGCTGTTCACCGCGAACGCAAGGGTGTTATCCCAAAGCGCGTTTGGAACATGGCATCTCATAATGCGGAGAATGGAGGATCGCTAATCCTGTCCAAACTGCTTCCGGACCGTCGATTTCCGTTTCCAAAGTCACTTTACGCAGTGGAAGATTCGCTTCGCTTCTTCGTTGGCGACAAACCGAAAGCTATCATCCTCGACTTCTTTTCCGGATCCGGCACCACTGCCCATGCCGTGATGCGCCTGAACAAGCAGGACGGCGGCTATCGTCAGTGCATCAGCGTCACCAACAACGAAGTCGCCGCTGAGGAACAGGCCACACTGCGTAATTCTGGCTTACGCCCCGGCGACGCCGATTGGGAGAAGTGGGGCATCTGCGACTTCATTACCAAGCCACGCATCGCAGCCGCGATTACCGGCAGGACCAGCGAAGGCAAACCCGTCGAAGGTGACTACAAGTTCACCGACGAATTCCCCATGGCCGACGGTTTCCAGGAAAACGCCGAATTCTTCACTCTCACCTACGAATCCCCGGTTGCTGTCAGCCACAATCGCGCCTTCGAGCGCATCGCACCGCTGCTTTGGATGCGAGCTGGAAGCGAGGGGCGACGGATCGCCAAGCTGCCACGCGAGGGGTGGGAGGTCGCTGATACCTATGGCCTGCTGACCGATCTGGATATGGCCGCACCATACTGCGCGGCCATTGCAGCCAACAAGGCTATCCGCATCGCGTATATCGTCACCGACGACGAGCGCCGGTTCCAGTCCGTTGCCCGTCAGTTGCCCGACGGTGTCGAGCCAGTCCGACTTTATGAATCCTACCTGACCAATTTTCGATTTTCGATGGGGCGGTGAGCGATGAAGTTTACGCTCAAAGACGAGTATCAGACGCCCGCCGTAAAGGAGGTTCTGGAAAACCTGCGCAAGGCGCGCAAGCGCTGGCACGAGGACGGAGACAAGCACGGCTTTTCACTCACGGCGACCACCGGCGCGGGCAAAACCGTAATGGCGGCGGCGGTGATCGAGGCGCTATTCTTCGGCAATGACGAATTCGAGTTCGAAGCCGACCCCGGCGCTGTAGTGATCTGGTTCAGTGACGATCCATCACTGAACGAACAGTCCCGTTGGCGTTTGCAGCAGGCGTCCGACAAGCTGACAATCTCCGACCTGGTGACGATCGGCAACACCTTCAACCGTGAGAGGCTGGAAGCCGGGAAGGTCTATTTCCTAAACACGCAAAAGCTCTCCAAGAACAGCCTCCTTGTGCGCGGGCACGATTCCGATGATGCCGGTTTGGAAACGGCTGACGGGCAGAAGATCATGCCCGATATGCGCGCCTTCACCATATGGGACATTATCCGCAACACAATCGAAGACCCGGACCTGACGCTTTACCTCGTGTTGGACGAGGCGCACCGGGGGATGAAGGACGGGGGGATAACCACCGCAACCGGCAGACCCACAATCGTCAAGCAGCTCATCAACGGAACGGGCGGAGTGCCCGGCGTTCCGATTGTCTGGGGAATCTCGGCCACCGTTCAGCGTTTCAACGATGCGATGGCCGGAATGCAGGGGCGTTCGATCATGTCGCATGTGGTCGTGGACCCAAAGCTGGTGCAGGCGTCCGGTCTTTTGAAGGACACCATCTCGCTCGACGTGCCGGACGAAATCGGTGACTTTGAGACGGTGCTGCTGCGTCGGGGCACGGACAAGCTCCGCGAAATCACGGAGGCTTGGGCGGCCTACGCCGAAGAGCAGGGCGACACGAATAAGGTGCTGCCCCTGATGGTGCTGCAAGTGCCGAACGCACCAGACCACAAGGACATCGGCAAATGGCTCGATACGATCTTTGAGCGATGGCCGGACCTGCCGCCCGATTGCGTCGCCAATGTCTTCGGAGAGCACAAGACAGAGACCTTCGGCAGCCGAACCGCTCCCTACATCGAGCCCCAGCGCGTGCAGGAATCCGATTGGGTGCGCATTCTGGTGGCCAAAGACGCAATAAGCACTGGCTGGGACTGCCCCCGCGCCGAAGTGATGGTTTCGTTCCGCGCCGCGACCGACAAGACCCATATCACGCAGCTACTCGGGCGCATGGTGCGAACCCCGCTCGCGCGCCGTATTTCGGGCAATGACCGCCTGAATGCCGTGGACTGCCTCCTGCCGCACTTCAACAAGCAATCCGTCACAGCAGTCGTCACCGAGTTGATGACCGGCGGCGAAAGCGGAGAGGAATTGCCGGGCCGTCGCGTCCTCATCAATCCGCGCGAGATGAAGCCGAATCCCGCGATTCCCGAGGATGTGTGGGAAAAGCTTCTGTCCTTGCCCTCGCAAACCCTGCCGAGGAAGCAAGCCCGCCCAGTCAAGCGCCTCACCGCGCTTGCCCATGAACTGGCAATGGACGCGCTTCTGCCCGATGCGGGCAAGAAGGCCCATGCCGAGATGCACAAGGTGCTGGACGACGCGCAAGCGCGGTACGCTGACGAGATCAAGAAAGCGCGCCAGTCTGTCCTGACTGTTGAAGGCAAGACCGTTCAGACGGATGTGCAGACGCAGGCGATGACCTTCGATGATTTCGTAGAAGCCGCTGACTATGCCGTGATCGAAGACGCATACAAGCGCGCCGGCCGAGCGATCAGCCCCGACTTGGCCACGACCTATGCCGAGCGCCTTGCCTCGCAGGTCGAAGACGCGGAGGACGAGGAAGAAGCTCTCATCGAAGCTCATACCACTATCGCCGCAATCGGACTTGTGCCGGGTGTCAAAAGCGACCTTGAGGCAGCCGCCGAGAGTCT belongs to Rhodopseudomonas palustris and includes:
- a CDS encoding DEAD/DEAH box helicase, giving the protein MKFTLKDEYQTPAVKEVLENLRKARKRWHEDGDKHGFSLTATTGAGKTVMAAAVIEALFFGNDEFEFEADPGAVVIWFSDDPSLNEQSRWRLQQASDKLTISDLVTIGNTFNRERLEAGKVYFLNTQKLSKNSLLVRGHDSDDAGLETADGQKIMPDMRAFTIWDIIRNTIEDPDLTLYLVLDEAHRGMKDGGITTATGRPTIVKQLINGTGGVPGVPIVWGISATVQRFNDAMAGMQGRSIMSHVVVDPKLVQASGLLKDTISLDVPDEIGDFETVLLRRGTDKLREITEAWAAYAEEQGDTNKVLPLMVLQVPNAPDHKDIGKWLDTIFERWPDLPPDCVANVFGEHKTETFGSRTAPYIEPQRVQESDWVRILVAKDAISTGWDCPRAEVMVSFRAATDKTHITQLLGRMVRTPLARRISGNDRLNAVDCLLPHFNKQSVTAVVTELMTGGESGEELPGRRVLINPREMKPNPAIPEDVWEKLLSLPSQTLPRKQARPVKRLTALAHELAMDALLPDAGKKAHAEMHKVLDDAQARYADEIKKARQSVLTVEGKTVQTDVQTQAMTFDDFVEAADYAVIEDAYKRAGRAISPDLATTYAERLASQVEDAEDEEEALIEAHTTIAAIGLVPGVKSDLEAAAESLAKDWLGKYHDDIKALTDERQEVYRQISEMSANPLPIDIARPHTWLQPTTAREPNGKEYDLPRYERHLLCDEDGMFPYSAGSTWEPAVLNAELQREGSIGWYRNPDRASQDSLGVIYEEAGENRILRPDFIFFARLDDGSVAADLIDPHGDYLADALPKLKGLAEYAAGNLENYRRIEAVSKTKSGAYRMLDMKNEKVRAAVMTATSAEGLYASPVAVDYRV
- a CDS encoding site-specific DNA-methyltransferase, whose protein sequence is MGAELEREFKVLSSRRSFGLNFERHRPESVELPGRPIRKGDKVRILPPRGETKKGDPRLWRVLAIRRENGKRLAYLATIYETEAERATVATDDLIVVAEFKDYIYPGLVSTGKVDRGGDKPFHTVINGENFHALEALTYTHRGKIDAIYIDPPYNTGAKDWKYNNDYVEGDDLYRHSKWLAMMERRLLIAKELLNTDDSVLIVTIDEKEYLRLGLLLEQVLPDAQIEMITTVISAKGVARFGQFSRVEEFIFFARIGKSTVQLGEQNMLDDSRSATAQIGKSIDWLGLRRREPTAKRGARPNQFYPIFVSRETGYIASIGEPISDDVDRLSVETPKGTFAVWPLRPNGGEGLWGITPETAKRYLQAGYIRARSYKPELEQVAIHYLPGGTVSAIQDGRIDIVGRDPDGAVQAVHRERKGVIPKRVWNMASHNAENGGSLILSKLLPDRRFPFPKSLYAVEDSLRFFVGDKPKAIILDFFSGSGTTAHAVMRLNKQDGGYRQCISVTNNEVAAEEQATLRNSGLRPGDADWEKWGICDFITKPRIAAAITGRTSEGKPVEGDYKFTDEFPMADGFQENAEFFTLTYESPVAVSHNRAFERIAPLLWMRAGSEGRRIAKLPREGWEVADTYGLLTDLDMAAPYCAAIAANKAIRIAYIVTDDERRFQSVARQLPDGVEPVRLYESYLTNFRFSMGR